aaccttcaggggggctaccatcatctcttaacgcgattcgctttacgacctaaactgaactgcatcgaaAATTCAGAGTCACTTTTTTATCATggtttcacccgagcgaagccggagcgggccgctagtcaactgataaaataattcaaacagTATCTAATGGGTTTACTCCCAGACATAAACGTTTTTGCCTGGCGCAAAACCATCTCTATATGTATAGTGTAGTAGGcagttgaataaaaatgtacaggGCGTTTTATAAAACACAATGACTATTTTGTTCACCTATACAAATTGAGAGTgaggtttatatttatagtatagttttcattttatttaaacatttttgactTTTATTCCATGTAGGTAAGTAGTGAGccattgtttataattttttttcttgttgatTTATGTACTGAGCATATTTggttagtttaaaatatactttcacCATAACATTTACTGCGATTGTGCAATCATGAAGTCCCAGGTTTTCCCAGATGGTGTCGTAATATTGTGCAATAACATTTGGGTTTCCTTATGTGGATAAAATAAACAGCAATCTAttatatctaagtattttatttattattcaagttAAGCTTAACCAAAACTCATCATTGAGATACAATAATTGCTAAGATTGTAGACCAAAAATAAGATACTAATGCACTGAAACGAATGTCAATATTTATGGTGAATTAGAAATGTCCATGTTGTCCGGAGAATTTTTCTCCTCATTCAAATCTGGAGCTTTGTCGATAACGGAAGTGTCCTTTTCTTCTATTATAGTAAGGTTGGGGCTGCGTTCACGAGTCCTCCGGTCGTGGGGCGTCTTGGAGTCCCTGTGGGAGCGACTCTTGGACCGCCGGCTGCTTGATCGAGACCGCTTTCTATCTCTAGACCGCGAACGCTTTCTATCCCTAGATCTAGTACGTTTCCTATCTCTGGACCTAGACCTCTTTCTGTCGCGAGAACGGGAGCGCTTGCGATCCTTGGACCTacttctctttctctctctagAGCGTGATCTCTTTCTATCTCGAGTGCGGGAGCGCCGCCGCGACCGCGAACGTTTGCGCCTGGACCGCGAGCGCGAGCGGCGCCGCGACCGGGAGCGGTCGCGTTTCTTCTCACGAGACCGCGACCTCTTCTTCGACGGCGACCTTTCCTTCTCCTTCTCCACTTCTTTGTTATCGTCCGCCGGGGAAGAAGCTTTGGATTTGTTTTCGGAGCCATTTCCGTTCGTTTCACTCTCTTGTATTTCTAATTTAGGCTCTTGTTTCTCCTCTTTTTCGTTGTCTTTGGGCGGGGATTTAGACTTGTCCTTTTTGTCTTTATCGTTGGTCTCCTTCTTGTCTTTGTCTCTGGAACGATCTCGCTTGGAGCGCGAGCTGCGGTGGCGGGAGCGCGACCGCGAGCGACGCGAGCTGCGGTGACGCGAACGAGATCtgaaacacaattattttCGTTTACCACATGcacgtatatttatttctttaattttaatgagacGGTGGTATGTTCATtactagaaaaaatatttagaaaacatTAATGATAAGCCCTTTTGGCTGGATAGGAATAGGGACcgacactgttcaaattagttttttcaGCAATTCTTCTGAGCAGTGGTCATTGCAAAATGCTAAATAGCTAAATCATAGCTTTGAGACAACATCATCATTTAAATGTTGTCGTGAATGCCGTGAAAGCCTGACAAGGTCTATAAAAGTGAGTGTTACCTGGAGCGGTGTCGGTGTCGCTCGCGGGACCGCCGGGAGCGATGTCGGGAGCGCGAGCGCGAGCGCTTGGAGCGGTGGCGCGAGCGCGAGCGGCGCGAGCGAGAGCGCGAGCGGCGGCGCGAGCGGGACCGAGACCGGCTTCTGACAAATATTGTACTACATTCAAATTTCTTCATTGAATTTCTGCATGATAGGGGCCACACACTGTTTaaatttcggcatttcttctaaGCAGTGGAGTACCAAAATGCTAGTTGTAGGTTTGATAAATGACGTGAAAGAGAGCTTGTGAAggactaattttatttctaaattaatgcTATGCCTGTTGTTCATAAACAagtacaacattttttaagcTCAAATATGtgttgtctctttctgtcatagtccaatattataaagtgtgatagtgaaaaaacataacataaactTTAGCTGAAAGTAtgcttaaacattttttacaataagaaGATTTTAACAAAGGCTCTCTCTTGATGTGTTTATACTctgttaaacaaataaataatggctCATCTGAACACTTGGGCTAACTCTATGGCTTCTGATGAATTGAGGGGGCTCGGTTCTGGCAAGTAAGGATTTAATAGTCAGTGGTTTTGCGTTTTCAGTTTTGCCTTCGACACACAAAGTTGATGATAGGGTAAGTTAATGTCTATTACAACTAGATGTAAGCAAACactattatttcttattagatTAGACTATAGTAGCTAAAGGTGGTTTTAACCCAGATTCAGTTTTTAGCTTAGATGATTACCAATTGGGCACATTTGTTGTGCATAGGGcatgaaaatgtaaaatttttaaatgaaacttcCAAGAGAGGATAAGTGAGGATTACCTTCTTTTGTCTTTAGAGAGTAATCCAATGACAGGATCGATAGCAGCCGAGATCAAGTTCTGGGCCTCCTTCACTCGGCACATGGCTTCCTCGATCTCACGCTGGGCAGCCTCATTGCTCTTTGTCTGAGGCTTTGAGATAGACTGTGTAGCATGGTGGacctgaaatatttaataataatttttttttattcaacatgTAGTTTCTGACAAATTCTTCAGTTTTAtagaagaaacaaaaatacttttgtttacTCTGAAAATCATTTagtcactttatttattaaaacaataaagttactaataaaaaattgataaatttatttggtaaaacaatataatgtcatcagaacataaaaatatgtgtactgATATGAGACTAAAAATGGAAGccaaaaacattataatcaGTGATAACTCACCTTGATTGTTTGACCTTCAATAGTGGAACCATTCAGTTGCAGGGCAGCTAGCACTCCCTCTTGTTCAGTCATCTCCACAAGAGCATACTTCACAGAGTCCACATCTCTCTCACAGAAGCGGAGGTACTTCACCTCGCTCGCTTGGCAAAAATGGTCAATAAGTTGTTGCTGGGTCAGTGCTCCCACATCGGCCACTAGCACTGTCCTTCTGATTTCTTCAATCTTCCTCGCATCATAAGTAGCAGGCAGTGGTGGATAGGGAGGAAGCCCTGCCGCAATCATTTTAGGGTCATGTGTTTGAATTACTTGGTTAGGCGGCATGCCCTCCAGAGCATTTAAAATATGCGTGGGGAGACGCGGCTCCACTCCGCTCAAGCCTGGCACCAACGTACCATTGTTCGACATCTCTAATGCCTTGTGCTCATCTGGTATTTCCCCGGATTGCATTGGAATAACGATCAGTGCTCTGTCGATGAATACAGTGTTCGTCATATGTTGGGCGACATTGACAGTCGCCGAATCATAATATTTCACGTAACATATTCGGGATTGAACAGGGCATGATACATCTCTGATGGTAGGGTAAAGCCTGATGTCATCAATTTTTCCTAAATAACCAAATAATGTTTGCATCTGATCTTTTGTCGCCTGGGGCGCGATGTTGGTGACCTGTATCACCCTCGTACTCCCCGAAACCATTTTCGAAGACTTACACATGAAGAATGATTTTTAAAcactatatattaaaactatcaCTTTATATTTTGAGTTTAGTTTCTACATGTTGGATCAAATCTGGAAATACTAGaaatatttcagaaattacataaaaaataaacgcgCACACACGCCGCCTCACACTTGCTTGGTTTTGAGGAATGacaatgacattgacataaaCATTGACTTGACAGTactatcttttaaaaaaataaacctcatTAAATGCAAAGTCCGCCACGATGATCCAGCCATCTACGCAGAGCGTCAGCCATACAGAAAAAAGCCACTGTTTACGCACTATTTACATccattatatatgtaaattaatctCTTTGTTGAAACAACATATGTATCAATCCAGTATTACATCGAAACAGATATATACGTAAACGTACCTTGCAGATTAGGCACAATCAAATTGAATATCTGTTTCACTACACTAGCCGCTAGCCTAGCGGAAGCGCGCGCGTTggcaatatatataatagcgGGAATTTCAAAACGATCCGGAACGAAAcagtttcaataatttttattcattacctacttacctacctactctaaatttattaaatactgtGATTATATAATGTCTAGCACTAACAttgaatctttaaaatgtaaactgaAGTCTGGTAAGTAAGCAGTTATAGTACTAGTAGAAACCACGTAGAGTAGAACGATGTAATCCATCTGCTAATATTTTGGGAATTTATTTGCGGAATAATATTTCATGTAGGTAATGAAATGTGatggtttttattatttcagtcaAAAAAATGAAACTACAGAAAGAGTCCCAGGTGTACAAACTTCGAAATGTTGAACGTTCAGTATCTGAAGAGCTATcgacaataaaaactgaaattacGTTTATTCAAGAGCAGCTAGAGGTTGGTCCGTTGATATAAAAACCAGCCGACTAGTGCGTTCGTTCCAAATGGCGTGGGTTCCAAAAACATAGTATTATTTGTAAAGcgataatatatacaatacttgCCTATATATACGGTATTCGGATTTTTTTCTCGTCGTTCGCGGCAAAGGGTTAATAATTGTTTGACTGGCGCATTTACACCGATTCATAAGGTAGAAAAGTTTGTGTGTAGGGCGAAATCTTCAATACTAGGTATTGATaggtatactttttaaaacattattttaccaGTACTACCTAGGATGCTAGGTACATTATACCTTAGCTAACCAAAAAACAATGAAGAAACGACTTATTGTTACATCTCTAACAAAAGCTTGTGTGACGTGACAATACGCTGGGCGAAAGGCAGACGAGTGGGATGTGGTTCAGTCATAgcctattttaaaatctagttTATCATCCATAGATATCGAAATTTCTGAGCTCCACCTATCAACAAGTAGCAAGCACACACAGACAACGTAGAATTTTTATTCTCCGTTAGCTATAGCCCTTTTACCTGAAGTCTGTGCAcagtaaattgaataattgatACACCGGGTtacttttatacttttataaggTATTTGGTCTGGACTTTTTAATTCGATCTTACGGAACGCAGGTAACCATAGTTTCTCATAATATTAGAGCTTAAGATAACTAAGTACTTACGTATTATTAGAgtggataaataaaattatctttactATTGCAGGAATTAAAAGACACATTGACCCAGATTAATCATCAGATAAATATGATCGATATTTGTAAAGCATcagaaattactaaaatacaGATGCAAAAAGACAATTTGGAGGAACACAAAAAGGGGTTCCAATGTTTGTTTGATAAAGGTTTGTATTAATGTGAACTCATATATGTAAATGatgatataggtacctacctacagtCGACCGTGCAGCCAAGTTAGCATGCATGGATCTTTATGTCACGGTAATAATGGCGAATTCGCAATGGTAACCGAGCGACAGATACAACTACACTTATATGGATAACATCCtttacgtacatacatacttgTTTACATTCACAGGTTAGttacatataggtaggtattataatacttccagtagtaAAGTTTATAGATCTATGCGTGGTCTCGACCAATGTTTatgataggtaggtacttttgtttctaaattaagataatatttattaataagtatccATTCCTAAACTTTTTAGAACGTCGTCTATCCGAAGTTCACAACAAGGAACTACAAGAAAGAGACGCAGTAGAGCTTGAGACAAGGAAACAGAAGGAAGAACAGATAACTGAGAAGAACGAGCAGCAAGCTCGTGAAGCGGCCGCACTTGAGAAAGAATGTGAAGCTTTCGACAGAGAATGCTCCGTGTTGAAAGTACGCCACACTGTTTTGTTGCAGTggttctctctctcatctcggGGGATCTCTCATCAGAAGAAGTTCTTTTCTACTCTTTCCTTTCATTTGGCACGGTGTTCGGCGTCCTTAGTTGTCCGACCATTGGCACGGACGTCATCATTTACCACGTCAAGCCAGCTAGCTCCTTTGCTTTTTCCTTTGCttcttctgccagggccagccAAGTGTAAACggcattataataaaattccatATTAAATTGCATTCTACAAAAAACAAcactaaacataaaataaaagacacaTTAAATGTGTCCTGATATGCTATTAGCATTAGCATACAGTACAGTATATAATATGCACGTTGTAGGGGAGGCGCGATTATCATCTTTGAACTTCAATTTCTGCTAGAACAGCAATGAACAGTAGCATACGCTGTAGGAATGAGTTGTCTGACTTTGTTCCCTATACGTACCTAATTTGTCGGTTTACGCAAGTTGCCGTGCCAGCGCATTCTCAcaccgatattttttttttacagaaaagaAATACTGCCATTATGCTAAAATTAAGGCGGAAATTAGTGGAGACAGAAAACATGAGACGAGATTTAATGAAGAAGAAAGATGTGGCAGTATGCAATTCAATGGATGCTGTTGaataaatgagaaaatttgtgtaattttaataacctaGTTGGAATACTTGTCATTATTTGTATAGTCATATGGACAAACATACCCGCAGACCCGGCGCTACATTCGCTGACAACAACGTAGCCGATCTATTATTGACGTCCATGTGTAATCCTTCGCGGCGCGAACTCTACATTTCAATGCCCGGTCGCccggaaaataataaatttaaaaaaatctaaaaacgattttattgacacatgatttattaattacaggATACAAAGCAAATACCCGCACACTAGcactacaaatttaaattgtatcaatttcttttaataacgataactaaaaaaatacaacagaaGACATGCTATACTACCTAGataaacgattttattttcattatatacaaaatgtagtcGAGACAAGAATTTTGGTGGTCTTTTTTAGCAAATAGTGGCAACTGTGTCCAACAGAAAACTATaagactttttaataaaatcagttATCTAGCTagagtacataataatatctagcaagtggattttttttagattttgctattaattattgaaataaattgataataatgatgGTAGCGCGGGTTAGCCCAATCTTAACAGAACTAAAGCAACTTAGAGCAGGTGCAAAAGTGCTCGAAAGTATTGTCAGAGGTCGTAGAGTGACTTTGTTATTGGATATCGACCGTCGAAACTTCtagaagtgagacgcagcgaaccaatcacattgctgtgtggttgtcgttgcatCACAATGGCGCACATCTTggttgcgtctcactgcgaatagCCTCTATAGCGAGATGTAAATGGCAAAGTCGCATTATCCACATAGATCAATACTTATTGCATAAAATGCTTTTGAGTTTTTggtcatttattataataaaaatactaagtaagtacaataattacataataattaacgCACGTTATCTAAGATAAAgagattatattaattaataaaaatgatttaagaCCTCACAATCTCAGTGTTCCTTCGAACAAGCGTTACACACACCCACTAATAATTACTTCAAAAAAGTCAAGACATCATAATTGTGGGTACTACATATCTCTCTTTGATGCAACGCTTTACTAGGTTACTACCAGGTTGTGATAGGTAAGCCACAAACCATTATGAGTTAACCAATTATCCCTACCAAACCCTACTTAAATAGAGTTACTTTCAAAAGCCTGTAAAAGTATCTGATCAGAGATTTTCAGTTGTCGAGCTGCAACAACAACGCCACACTTCTTTTGATCCAGTGAGCAGAAGGTTTATCTGAAGGCAGATAGAAAGCTAACACAAAATTAGATGAGTGTCCCGTAGTAGCTAATACTCCTTTCCTCTCTAAAGTCTTATAAAGAGGACATCTATATCGCGACCCTTCCTGAAATTCAGCCTTTATTTTTGGATACAACCACACTGCTGGCATATTGTCGTTCAAAATCTTGGGCAACTGTTCTCCAATTGCGTGAGTTTTACGGTCCCAACGGCCACCATCCATAAACAAACCCTGAACATAGACGCCCCATTCCGGGGATTCCATTTCGTAATCCACCTTTCGCACGTCGAAGTCAAAAATAAGAAGATCTATAGGGATTTTTTTAGCTCTGGCAAAATTTTGGACAGATCCCGTGAGGAAAGCTTGAGTAAAGAAGAAACCAGACAGCCAAAAGGTCGTCGGTTTCCCATTTGAATACCAATCTTCTAACATTGCCAAACGTTCGACGAAATCTGCCACGTAACTTGGTAGAGGTTTTAAACTAGGATATGAAACTTTCTTCCAATTGTCTGGTATTCTACCAAGAAGCATGTTCGTTGATTGCAAATCCAAAGCTGGCGACATGACGATTAAACCCTTCACTGCCTTTTGTAGATCTAACAAAGAAGCTCTGATTTCAttcaacaatttattaaatctttCCATTTCTTGCACTAAGACTGTGTTCATAGATTCATTGTAATCCACCGGATACTTCTTTTGTGCCTCTTCTATATCAAATCTTTTGGGTAATTTAGATAGGATTTCGGCAGCCATTTGTACGAGAATAACTTCAGTATTGCCACCCTCACCTCCACTTCCTGTACCTTCAACAAGAACTAATGATGCAGCTAGATTCATTGACATAGTATAATCTCGAGTAATTCCAGCATTCATATGTAATCCATATACCTCAGGCGGAGGATTCACGGGGACCGACTCTATATGTTTGAGATAGTCTTGATATTCACACCTCCTTGGCAATCCATATTGAGGGCCGAtatcacaaaacaaataattcgGGTCATTCACAACCCCGGCATTCACGTAATTGTCCAAAATTGTAACAATTAATCTTCTATCCCAGTCGTCCGTTACCCTGCCTCCATAATTGCACTCTccagtcaaatattttatcgcCACATATTGTATCTCTTCGTACTGATTCAAAAACATCTGCAACTGCATTACAGATATTTGAAAATCTGAATCGTTAAATCCATACTGTATATTCCAGCCTAATGGACCAaacttctttctttcttgtaCAACTGCGTGAAAGAAGCTTATCCCGTATAAGAGTTTACTAAACGGTTTGTCCTTGTCGGGACATCCCTCATAAAATTCTGGCTCTTTCACAGGTTCAGAGATGTAAGATCTATTAAGATTGTGTTGCAGGCCAGTTGGAGGttcatttgtcatttttactGCAACTTGCAATACGGACTGTGGGAATTTATCTGATGGGTAGCTCGTTAGCCACATTCTAAAACTTAGATCAGTATTTGTAAGATCGAAGCCTTCAACAATTTTTTCTAGTACTGGAAGCCACGAGACGGCTAAGTGACAATTTTGCAAACATACCCAGCCACCTTCTAATTGCGCCCTTTCAATCATAGCTCTAGCAATGGGGCCTTGACCTTGTCCTAGAGAAATAGAATTAAATCTATGCGAATAACCCATTCGTtcgcaatatttaattaaggcGCCCATTGGATCCGACCCTGGCgataagataaatattaaaggaGCAAGACAGTTTGAATCCCCGAAAGATTTGCTTATGTCGAACGGTGGCGGAGTTATGTATCTGCGTCCTAATTGTTTTTCGACAAAATCTGAGATGGCAAAAGTCAATTTATCAGGTCTCAAAATTCTTATTACTAGTAACTTTTGAAAACTGCTTAGGTTTTCTTCCCATGCCCCAGGAATAGCTCTTGTGTGAGGATCAATATCATCGTAAACGTCTTTCCATAGTTGAATATCTTTAATAAAACTGTCTTTAAATCCAGCATATGCAGGTAGATCTGATAAGCGACATATTTCATCCCAGTTTTTATCCGGTAACCACTCCACGGGCTTTTTTAAGAGATTTTCTACCGCGATACCTCCAGTtataagaaacaaatattcttCATGCGTCATCTCACCAGTAGACAACATCATCTTAGAacacataataaatgaaaacataaGTTTATCTTTATCAAATAGTGAACGACACACATTGCTATATAagttatatgtaaatgtatctttcaaaaatttaagtcGTTTGTCTAAATCTTTGGATTTGTTAGCATTttctattgatattatatacaGATTTAT
This genomic interval from Plodia interpunctella isolate USDA-ARS_2022_Savannah chromosome 18, ilPloInte3.2, whole genome shotgun sequence contains the following:
- the LOC128677767 gene encoding uncharacterized protein LOC128677767 isoform X1 yields the protein MSSTNIESLKCKLKSVKKMKLQKESQVYKLRNVERSVSEELSTIKTEITFIQEQLEELKDTLTQINHQINMIDICKASEITKIQMQKDNLEEHKKGFQCLFDKERRLSEVHNKELQERDAVELETRKQKEEQITEKNEQQAREAAALEKECEAFDRECSVLKKRNTAIMLKLRRKLVETENMRRDLMKKKDVAVCNSMDAVE
- the Srp54 gene encoding probable splicing factor, arginine/serine-rich 7 isoform X2; translated protein: MCKSSKMVSGSTRVIQVTNIAPQATKDQMQTLFGYLGKIDDIRLYPTIRDVSCPVQSRICYVKYYDSATVNVAQHMTNTVFIDRALIVIPMQSGEIPDEHKALEMSNNGTLVPGLSGVEPRLPTHILNALEGMPPNQVIQTHDPKMIAAGLPPYPPLPATYDARKIEEIRRTVLVADVGALTQQQLIDHFCQASEVKYLRFCERDVDSVKYALVEMTEQEGVLAALQLNGSTIEGQTIKVHHATQSISKPQTKSNEAAQREIEEAMCRVKEAQNLISAAIDPVIGLLSKDKRSRSRSRSRRRSRSRSRRSRSRHRSKRSRSRSRHRSRRSRERHRHRSRSRSRHRSSRRSRSRSRHRSSRSKRDRSRDKDKKETNDKDKKDKSKSPPKDNEKEEKQEPKLEIQESETNGNGSENKSKASSPADDNKEVEKEKERSPSKKRSRSREKKRDRSRSRRRSRSRSRRKRSRSRRRSRTRDRKRSRSRERKRSRSKDRKRSRSRDRKRSRSRDRKRTRSRDRKRSRSRDRKRSRSSSRRSKSRSHRDSKTPHDRRTRERSPNLTIIEEKDTSVIDKAPDLNEEKNSPDNMDISNSP
- the LOC128677767 gene encoding uncharacterized protein LOC128677767 isoform X2; translated protein: MKLQKESQVYKLRNVERSVSEELSTIKTEITFIQEQLEELKDTLTQINHQINMIDICKASEITKIQMQKDNLEEHKKGFQCLFDKERRLSEVHNKELQERDAVELETRKQKEEQITEKNEQQAREAAALEKECEAFDRECSVLKKRNTAIMLKLRRKLVETENMRRDLMKKKDVAVCNSMDAVE
- the Srp54 gene encoding probable splicing factor, arginine/serine-rich 7 isoform X1, translated to MCKSSKMVSGSTRVIQVTNIAPQATKDQMQTLFGYLGKIDDIRLYPTIRDVSCPVQSRICYVKYYDSATVNVAQHMTNTVFIDRALIVIPMQSGEIPDEHKALEMSNNGTLVPGLSGVEPRLPTHILNALEGMPPNQVIQTHDPKMIAAGLPPYPPLPATYDARKIEEIRRTVLVADVGALTQQQLIDHFCQASEVKYLRFCERDVDSVKYALVEMTEQEGVLAALQLNGSTIEGQTIKVHHATQSISKPQTKSNEAAQREIEEAMCRVKEAQNLISAAIDPVIGLLSKDKRRSRSRSRSRRRSRSRSRRSRSRHRSKRSRSRSRHRSRRSRERHRHRSRSRSRHRSSRRSRSRSRHRSSRSKRDRSRDKDKKETNDKDKKDKSKSPPKDNEKEEKQEPKLEIQESETNGNGSENKSKASSPADDNKEVEKEKERSPSKKRSRSREKKRDRSRSRRRSRSRSRRKRSRSRRRSRTRDRKRSRSRERKRSRSKDRKRSRSRDRKRSRSRDRKRTRSRDRKRSRSRDRKRSRSSSRRSKSRSHRDSKTPHDRRTRERSPNLTIIEEKDTSVIDKAPDLNEEKNSPDNMDISNSP